In Thunnus maccoyii chromosome 3, fThuMac1.1, whole genome shotgun sequence, the following proteins share a genomic window:
- the LOC121890715 gene encoding neurexophilin-4 isoform X1, producing the protein MQVLGWTIVVLCQWILQKVQGLEKQVDFSDLGPVGSVMKTLPYGIGGGTVGGTTGGVVKPPYQTRIFSTSIDQTSMKSKPPTYSFFNPYDSTRNQSLLLDQTGYRSKRKPSLKTAMKTKKIFGWGDFYFNVKTMKFSLLVTGKIVDHINGTFTVYFRHNSSSLGNVSVSIVPPTKVVEFEVLQQQQVHPHTQQAVQIQETQQSTIDPKEVKTFNCRVEYEKTNRSKKPKPCLYDPSQTCFTEHTQSHAAWLCAKPFKVICIFISFFSIDYKLVQKVCPDYNFQSEHPYFG; encoded by the coding sequence gTCCAAGGGTTGGAGAAGCAAGTGGACTTCTCAGACCTGGGCCCAGTGGGGTCGGTGATGAAGACTCTTCCATATGGCATAGGTGGAGGCACAGTAGGAGGAACAACAGGAGGAGTGGTTAAGCCTCCTTACCAAACCCGCATCTTCTCCACTTCCATCGACCAGACGTCCATGAAATCCAAGCCGCCGACCTACAGTTTCTTTAACCCGTACGATTCAACCCGGAACCAGTCCCTGCTCCTGGACCAGACAGGCTACCGCTCCAAGCGCAAGCCCTCACTAAAGACAGCCATGAAGACCAAGAAGATCTTCGGCTGGGGAGACTTCTACTTCAACGTCAAGACTATGAAGTTCAGCTTGTTGGTGACGGGGAAGATTGTGGACCACATCAACGGGACGTTCACTGTTTACTTTCGCCACAACTCGTCCAGCCTGGGGAACGTGTCGGTCAGTATCGTGCCGCCAACTAAAGTTGTGGAGTTTGAagtcctccagcagcagcaggtgcaCCCCCACACCCAGCAGGCCGTCCAGATCCAGGAGACCCAGCAGTCCACCATCGACCCCAAAGAGGTAAAGACCTTTAACTGTCGGGTGGAGTACGAGAAAACCAACAGATCCAAGAAGCCCAAACCTTGCCTGTATGATCCGTCTCAGACCTGCTTCACAGAGCACACCCAGTCCCATGCTGCCTGGCTCTGTGCCAAACCCTTCAAGGTGATCTGCatcttcatctctttctttaGCATCGATTACAAGCTGGTTCAAAAAGTGTGTCCGGACTACAACTTCCAAAGTGAGCACCCTTACTTTGGATAA
- the LOC121890715 gene encoding neurexophilin-4 isoform X2 yields MKTLPYGIGGGTVGGTTGGVVKPPYQTRIFSTSIDQTSMKSKPPTYSFFNPYDSTRNQSLLLDQTGYRSKRKPSLKTAMKTKKIFGWGDFYFNVKTMKFSLLVTGKIVDHINGTFTVYFRHNSSSLGNVSVSIVPPTKVVEFEVLQQQQVHPHTQQAVQIQETQQSTIDPKEVKTFNCRVEYEKTNRSKKPKPCLYDPSQTCFTEHTQSHAAWLCAKPFKVICIFISFFSIDYKLVQKVCPDYNFQSEHPYFG; encoded by the coding sequence ATGAAGACTCTTCCATATGGCATAGGTGGAGGCACAGTAGGAGGAACAACAGGAGGAGTGGTTAAGCCTCCTTACCAAACCCGCATCTTCTCCACTTCCATCGACCAGACGTCCATGAAATCCAAGCCGCCGACCTACAGTTTCTTTAACCCGTACGATTCAACCCGGAACCAGTCCCTGCTCCTGGACCAGACAGGCTACCGCTCCAAGCGCAAGCCCTCACTAAAGACAGCCATGAAGACCAAGAAGATCTTCGGCTGGGGAGACTTCTACTTCAACGTCAAGACTATGAAGTTCAGCTTGTTGGTGACGGGGAAGATTGTGGACCACATCAACGGGACGTTCACTGTTTACTTTCGCCACAACTCGTCCAGCCTGGGGAACGTGTCGGTCAGTATCGTGCCGCCAACTAAAGTTGTGGAGTTTGAagtcctccagcagcagcaggtgcaCCCCCACACCCAGCAGGCCGTCCAGATCCAGGAGACCCAGCAGTCCACCATCGACCCCAAAGAGGTAAAGACCTTTAACTGTCGGGTGGAGTACGAGAAAACCAACAGATCCAAGAAGCCCAAACCTTGCCTGTATGATCCGTCTCAGACCTGCTTCACAGAGCACACCCAGTCCCATGCTGCCTGGCTCTGTGCCAAACCCTTCAAGGTGATCTGCatcttcatctctttctttaGCATCGATTACAAGCTGGTTCAAAAAGTGTGTCCGGACTACAACTTCCAAAGTGAGCACCCTTACTTTGGATAA